A window of the Tiliqua scincoides isolate rTilSci1 chromosome 5, rTilSci1.hap2, whole genome shotgun sequence genome harbors these coding sequences:
- the LOC136651087 gene encoding olfactory receptor 14I1-like: MTNESTITEFLLLGFSEVREIQFAYFAIFLLIYLAALIGNILILMAVTTDSRLHSPMYFFLANLSVMDLGYISVTMLKAMENSLVNTQLISYSECIIQVFFLFFFMASDFFLLTVMAYDRYVAICDPLQYETVVNKEASIQMAATTWISGLLFATLHTGATFAVPFCSNIINQFFCEIPQLLKLSCSDLYLIEVVALGLSVCLGLGCFGFIVGSYVEIFKALFRIPSTQGREKAFSTCIPHLAVVSLFLFTGTLANLKLTSTSLTGLDSAVAMAYCVLPPLINPIIYSMRNKEIKAGLRKLVICGMTSCTC; the protein is encoded by the exons ATGACCAATGAAAGCACCATTACTGAATTCCTGCTCTTGGGATTCTCTGAGGTTCGGGAGATACAATTTGCCTACTTTGCAATCTTTCTGCTGATTTATTTGGCAGCTTTAATAGGGAACATCCTCATCCTCATGGCTGTCACAACAGATTCCCGTCTTCACagtcccatgtacttcttcctggccAATCTCTCTGTTATGGATCTTGGGTACATCTCAGTCACTATGCTCAAAGCCATGGAGAACTCTCTCGTGAACACCCAGTTAATATCGTACTCCGAATGCATCATTCaagtcttcttcctcttcttcttcatggCATCAGATTTCTTCCTCCTCACcgtcatggcttatgaccggtaTGTTGCCATATGTGACCCACTGCAATATGAGACAGTGGTGAATAAGGAAGCCTCCATCCAAATGGCAGCCACCACATGGATCAGTGGTCTGCTCTTTGCAACACTACACACCGGAGCTACATTTGCAGTCCCCTTCTGCTCCAACATCAtcaatcagttcttctgtgagATCCCACAATTGCTCAAACTCTCCTGCTCAGACTTGTACCTTATTGAAGTTGTGGCTCTTGGCTTAAGTGTATGTTTAGGGCTGGGCTGCTTTGGTTTTATTGTTGGGTCTTATGTGGAGATCTTCAAGGCATTGTTCAGGATCCCCTCTACACAGGGCAGAGAGAAAGCCTTTTCTACCTGCATCCCACACCTCGCTGTTGTCTCTTTGTTTCTTTTCACTGGCACCCTTGCAAACCTAAAACTGACTTCCACCTCTCTAACAGGTCTGGACAGCGCAGTTGCCATGGCTTACTGTGTTCTTCCCCCTCTTATAAATCCTATAATTTATAGCATGAGGAACAAAGAGATCAAAGCAGGACTGAGGA agcttgtcatctgtgggatgacaagttgcacctgctga
- the LOC136652870 gene encoding olfactory receptor 14A16-like, giving the protein MINHSSVTEFLLMGFSDDRQMQIFHFGIFLSIYFIALTGNFLLIIAVALNHNLHSPMYFFLVNLSFSDVGYISATVPKSMADSWTNNKLISFSGCFAQVFSVIAFGSVELALLTVMAYDRYIAICCPLQYTIIMNWVACIQMAAASWTLGVLNGVIETGMTFRLNFCSTNIIRQFFCDMPQLQKISCTDTQANHILVTVLGSIVGVFCVGGISVSYGYIFSAVLKISSDQGRYRAFSTCIPHLTIFSLFVITTMFSYVRPKELSFPTLDLLSALLYAVLPPVLNPIIYSLRNKDIQESVLKIPKKLKRFIM; this is encoded by the coding sequence ATGATCAACCACTCCTCTGTGACAGAATTTCTTCTCATGGGATTTTCTGATGACCGTCAGATGCAAATCTTCCATTTTGGGATCTTTCTCTCCATTTACTTCATCGCTTTAACAGGGAACTTTCTCCTTATTATAGCTGTGGCTCTGAACCACAACCTCCACAGTCCTATGTACTTCTTTTTGGTCAATTTATCATTTTCTGATGTTGGCTACATCTCCGCCACTGTCCCCAAGTCCATGGCTGATTCTTGGACAAACAACAAACTGATTTCCTTCTCTGGATGTTTTGCCCAAGTGTTTTCAGTCATTGCATTTGGGAGCGTTGAGCTGGCCCTACTCACcgtcatggcttatgaccgttaCATAGCAATATGCTGTCCTTTACAATACACAATAATCATGAACTGGGTTGCTTGTATCCAGATGGCAGCTGCTTCCTGGACACTCGGTGTCCTCAATGGAGTTATAGAAACCGGTATGACTTTTAGGTTAAATTTCTGCAGCACCAATATTATCAGGCAGTTTTTCTGTGATATGCCCCAGTTACAAAAAATATCTTGCACTGATACACAAGCTAATCATATTCTAGTGACTGTTCTTGGATCCATCGTGGGTGTCTTCTGCGTTGGGGGTATCTCCGTTTCCTATGGCTACATCTTCTCTGCTGTGCTGAAGATTTCATCAGATCAAGGTAGATATAGGGCCTTCTCAACCTGCATTCCCCATTTGACAATCTTTTCCTTATTTGTAATCACAACAATGTTTTCATATGTGAGGCCTAAAGAGCTTTCCTTTCCAACTCTGGATCTACTCTCTGCTCTTTTGTATGCTGTTTTGCCACCAGTTCTCAATCCCATCATTTATAGCCTCCGGAACAAAGATATCCAGGAGAGTGTGCTGAAAATCCCAAAGAAATTGAAACGTTTCATAATGTGA
- the LOC136652871 gene encoding olfactory receptor 14A16-like, with translation MANQSTATEFLLMGFSDERDMQIFHVVMFLSIYLITLLGNFLLITAVILNHNLHSPMYFFLVNLSFSDICYISTTVPKSMATSLTNNKLISFSGCVTQVFLVVVLASGELFILTVMAYDRYIAICHPLQYTLIMNWNTCLQMAAASWVFGVINSVVNTTNTFKLLFCRSNTIQQFFCDIPQLLLLSCSDTKANKWVLFAVVVFGSLFCFSCVLFSYGYIFSTVLKIPSVQARYKAFSTCMPHLAVFSLFLSTAIFSYLRPRALSAPAVDLLAAILYTVLPPLMNPIIYSLRNKEIQMTLMRMSKNCISCSHWMRFSKGV, from the coding sequence ATGGCCAACCAATCAACTGCAACAGAGTTCCTCCTGATGGGATTTTCTGATGAACGTGACATGCAAATTTTCCATGTTGTGATGTTTCTTTCTATTTACTTGATAACTTTGCTGGGGAATTTTCTCCTCATCACAGCCGTGATCCTCAACCACAACCTTCacagccccatgtacttctttttgGTCAACTTATCATTCTCAGATATTTGCTACATCTCAACCACTGTCCCCAAATCGATGGCCACTTCTTTGACCAACAACAAACTGATTTCTTTCTCAGGTTGTGTCACTCAGGTTTTTTTAGTTGTCGTGCTAGCAAGCGGGGAGCTGTTCATTCTCACGGtgatggcttatgaccgctacATTGCCATCTGCCATCCTTTACAATACACTCTGATCATGAACTGGAACACATGCTTACAAATGGCAGCTGCTTCTTGGGTCTTTGGGGTAATCAATTCTGTGGTGAACACCACCAATACATTTAAACTCCTCTTTTGCAGGTCCAATACCATTCAGCAATTCTTCTGTGATATCCCACAGTTACTACTTTTATCTTGCTCTGATACAAAGGCCAATAAATGGGTCCTTTTTGCTGTTGTAGTCTTTGGGAGCTTATTTTGCTTTTCCTGTGTACTGTTCTCCTATGGTTACATTTTCTCAACGGTGTTGAAGATCCCATCAGTTCAGGCCAGGTATAAAGCCTTCTCGACCTGCATGCCACACCTGGCTGTATTTTCCTTGTTTCTCAGCACTGCAATATTTTCTTACCTGAGGCCAAGGGCCCTGTCAGCTCCAGCTGTGGACCTGTTGGCTGCCATTTTGTATACAGTTTTACCACCACTCATGAATCCCATCATTTATAGTCTGAGAAACAAAGAGATCCAAATGACTTTGATGAGAATGTCAAAGAATTGTATTTCATGTAGTCATTGGATGAGGTTTTCCAAAGGGGTATAA
- the LOC136652872 gene encoding olfactory receptor 14A16-like, with the protein MLNQSTPTEFLLLGFSDVRELQTLHFVVFLSIYLAALMGNVLLIITVLLDCHLHSPMYFFLVNLALSDVCYISTTIPKSLAVSLTNNQRISFSGCVSQVFLVVTFAGVDLTLLTAMAYDRYVAIRHPLQYTLIMNKIACLWMAAASWIISVLNAVMNTVNTFRLEFCDSHNIGQFFCDIPQLLNISCTRTFGNLILILANAVILCSSSSLVIIVSYSYIFTTVLKIPSVQARYKAFSTCTPHLTVFGLFVSTALFSYFRPNAWFSSSLDLLTAVFYTVLPPLMNPIIYSLRNKDIHTAVLKVLKTGISQTHFKKLSQRIPANRAKEKMDSSLPGPMLGPPHYSGC; encoded by the coding sequence ATGTTAAACCAAAGTACTCCAACAGAGTTCCTACTGCTTGGATTTTCTGATGTCCGAGAACTCCAGACCTTACACTTTGTGGTGTTCCTCTCCATTTATTTGGCAGCACTGATGGGGAACGTTCTGCTCATCATCACTGTCCTCCTGGATTGCCATCTTCAcagccccatgtatttcttcctggtGAATTTAGCGTTGTCAGATGTTTGCTACATTTCAACAACCATCCCCAAATCTCTGGCTGTTTCATTGACAAACAACCAACGCATTTCATTCTCCGGATGCGTCTCCCAGGTTTTCTTGGTGGTTACATTTGCTGGAGTTGACCTCACCTTGCTCACTGCCATGGCTTACGACCGTTACGTAGCAATCCGCCATCCTCTCCAATACACATTAATCATGAACAAGATTGCTTGCTTATGGATGGCAGCTGCTTCTTGGATAATCAGTGTGCTCAATGCTGTGATGAACACGGTCAACACTTTTAGGTTAGAGTTTTGCGACTCTCACAATATAGGACAATTTTTCTGTGATATTCCTCAGTTATTAAATATTTCTTGTACACGTACCTTTGGCAACCTTATCCTTATTCTTGCCAATGCAGTTATTTTATGCTCATCCAGTAGTTTGGTCATAATAGTTTCTTACAGCTACATCTTTACTACTGTGTTGAAGATTCCTTCAGTTCAAGCCAGGTACAAAGCCTTCTCTACTTGCACTCCACACTTAACTGTTTTCGGCTTATTTGTTTCAACTGCTCTGTTTTCTTACTTCAGACCAAATGCCTGGTTTAGTTCATCTTTGGATTTGTTGACTGCTGTTTTCTATACAGTTTTACCACCACTAATGAATCCCATCATCTATAGCCTGAGAAATAAAGACATCCACACGGCTGTGCTGAAAGTGTTGAAGACTGGCATTTCACAGACACATTTCAAGAAGCTTTCTCAGAGGATTCCAGCAAATAGAGCAAAAGAAAAGATGGACTCATCTTTGCCAGGTCCAATGCTTGGGCCTCCACATTACAGTGGTTGTTAG